The following proteins come from a genomic window of Alphaproteobacteria bacterium:
- a CDS encoding ATP-binding protein, with protein sequence MLFLVGPRQVGKTTIAKNCQKSFKESIYLNYDIIKDRNKILSGQDFIEDIFPLSILREKKPLIIFDEIHKYKDWKNYLKGFYDQYNKDYHILVTGSARLDIYKSGGDSLMGRYFQYRIHPLSTREILDPATEIIQPPKKIDSTNWSNLYKFGGFPNPFLQNNQSFSNKWQNLKHRQLFFDDIQSISAIKDIQQMEVLSELLRYQAGQLLNRTNLAKKIQTTAQTVGRWVDILERFYFCFSVKPWHKNIARSLIKESKLYMWDWSIVESEGAKFENFLASHLLKAVHLWEDLGKGAFELFYIRDKHKKEVDFLVTKNKMPWLLVEAKLNGNERLSSNLLYFQNQIHAEHVLQVAFNVDYVNKSCFEVNTPLVVPAKTFLSELV encoded by the coding sequence ATGCTATTTCTTGTTGGACCAAGACAAGTAGGCAAAACAACCATTGCAAAAAATTGCCAGAAAAGTTTTAAAGAATCCATTTATCTCAACTACGATATCATAAAAGATAGAAATAAAATTTTATCAGGACAAGACTTTATTGAAGACATATTTCCACTATCAATATTGAGAGAAAAAAAACCTCTAATTATTTTTGATGAAATCCATAAATATAAAGATTGGAAAAACTATCTCAAAGGATTTTACGATCAATATAACAAGGATTATCATATTTTAGTTACAGGAAGTGCAAGATTAGATATATACAAATCTGGTGGCGATAGTCTTATGGGTCGATACTTTCAATATCGCATACATCCACTTTCAACAAGAGAAATTTTAGATCCTGCAACCGAAATTATTCAACCGCCTAAAAAAATTGATAGCACAAATTGGAGCAACTTATATAAGTTTGGAGGGTTTCCAAATCCATTTTTACAAAACAATCAAAGTTTTTCTAATAAGTGGCAAAATTTAAAGCATCGGCAACTTTTTTTTGATGATATACAATCTATAAGCGCCATAAAAGACATTCAGCAAATGGAGGTATTGTCTGAATTATTGCGTTATCAAGCTGGGCAACTTTTAAATCGAACGAATCTAGCGAAAAAGATACAGACTACAGCGCAAACGGTTGGAAGATGGGTTGATATATTAGAGCGCTTTTATTTTTGTTTTTCTGTGAAGCCATGGCATAAAAACATAGCGCGCAGCCTTATTAAAGAGTCAAAATTATACATGTGGGATTGGTCAATTGTTGAATCTGAAGGCGCAAAATTTGAAAACTTTCTCGCCTCTCATTTATTAAAAGCTGTTCACTTATGGGAAGATTTAGGAAAGGGTGCATTTGAGTTATTTTATATACGAGACAAGCATAAAAAAGAAGTAGATTTTTTGGTAACAAAAAACAAGATGCCTTGGCTCCTTGTCGAAGCGAAACTCAATGGAAATGAACGATTATCATCAAATTTACTATATTTTCAAAATCAGATCCATGCCGAGCATGTTTTGCAAGTTGCATTCAATGTAGATTATGTGAATAAATCCTGTTTTGAAGTAAACACACCTTTGGTTGTTCCAGCAAAAACCTTTTTATCTGAGCTTGTGTAG
- a CDS encoding 2Fe-2S iron-sulfur cluster binding domain-containing protein codes for MPKVTFVYGDGEEKTVEAPVGISLLEVAHQNEIPLEGACEGSLACSTCHVVVDDAWFSKLKAAEEAEEDMLDMAFGLTKTSRLGCQILMSDELDGLKVYLPDESRHLAFD; via the coding sequence ATGCCTAAAGTTACTTTTGTTTATGGTGATGGAGAAGAAAAAACTGTCGAAGCGCCTGTTGGAATTTCCTTGCTCGAAGTTGCGCATCAAAATGAAATTCCTCTAGAAGGTGCATGCGAAGGATCTCTTGCGTGCTCAACCTGCCATGTTGTTGTTGATGATGCATGGTTTTCAAAACTTAAGGCCGCGGAAGAAGCTGAAGAAGATATGTTGGATATGGCATTTGGTTTAACCAAAACATCTAGGCTTGGATGTCAGATTCTTATGTCAGATGAATTGGATGGATTAAAAGTTTATTTACCGGATGAAAGTCGTCATTTAGCGTTTGATTAA
- a CDS encoding AAA family ATPase, with protein MELTQKAQDYVSKARISALEYQNPSAKPIHLLYAILNENDAIMLQICELTHTDPKALMARVKEDIQKEPTISGDAQVNFDTSFTHLLDQAMVIAKGEQFVSVISLIRALFARLRPLFESMNLTELKFKGAIDVLSKGKLATSRNFEETVNTLGRFAKDLTKLAEANKIDPVVGRDDEIRRVVQILLRRTKNNPILIGDPGVGKTAIAEGLAVRIVQGDVPELLKDVRIYSLDLGALVAGTQYRGEFEERLKSVINELEQQGDKVVLFIDELHTLVGAGSAQGSMDASNMLKPALARGQLRSIGATTLDEYRQYIEKDPALARRFQPLYINEPSVEDAISILRGLKERYELHHGVRISDVAIVKAVELSHRYISDRFLPDKAIDLIDEAASRVRVRMSSKPEELDKLTRQVRRMQIEKEALMKEPELKDRLEELKKELQEMGEKLLYQEKAWEAQQGSIQKVKTLKSEIDDLKSEAEKLQRSGADLSKAGEIMYSILPKKEAELKKLLEDHPTATEKVTENDIAYVVSRWTGIPVEKMLSDETEKLIEMENILAKKVIGQKEAVKSVSDAIRRSRAGIQDPNKPIANFLFLGPTGVGKTELCKILAEFLFDDQDNIVRIDMSEYMEKHSISRLIGSPPGYVGFEQGGELTERIRRRPYSVVLFDEIEKAHPDVFNLLLQVFDDGRLTDSHKNTVDFRNTIIVMTSNIGARYLIDADIVDENVKNSVLDELKGFFRPEFLNRIDEIVMFERLQEEEIYQITELELKKLQDRLKTKDITINYNEATVKKLAKEGYDPVYGARPLKRLIQKTVENELAMKIIKDPNQKVFAI; from the coding sequence ATGGAACTCACACAAAAAGCCCAAGATTATGTTTCAAAAGCACGCATTTCTGCACTTGAATATCAGAACCCGTCTGCAAAACCGATTCATCTTTTATACGCTATCTTAAACGAAAATGATGCGATCATGTTGCAGATTTGTGAGCTCACGCACACAGATCCAAAGGCGTTGATGGCAAGAGTTAAAGAAGATATTCAAAAAGAGCCTACGATATCTGGCGATGCGCAAGTAAATTTTGACACTTCATTCACGCACTTGTTAGATCAAGCGATGGTTATCGCCAAAGGTGAACAATTTGTTTCTGTGATTTCCTTAATACGCGCTTTATTCGCAAGATTAAGGCCTTTATTTGAATCTATGAACTTAACAGAGCTTAAATTCAAAGGCGCAATTGATGTGCTTTCAAAAGGCAAACTTGCTACAAGTCGCAATTTCGAAGAAACGGTCAACACATTAGGGCGCTTTGCCAAAGACCTCACAAAACTTGCAGAAGCAAATAAAATTGACCCAGTTGTAGGGCGTGATGATGAAATCAGACGTGTGGTGCAAATCTTGTTGCGCAGAACCAAAAATAACCCGATATTAATTGGTGATCCAGGTGTAGGAAAAACCGCCATTGCTGAAGGGCTTGCAGTACGAATTGTGCAAGGTGATGTTCCAGAATTGTTAAAAGATGTGCGCATTTATTCACTCGATTTGGGCGCGTTGGTTGCGGGCACACAATATCGTGGTGAGTTCGAAGAGCGTTTAAAATCTGTCATCAATGAACTTGAACAACAAGGCGATAAAGTTGTCTTGTTTATTGATGAATTACATACACTTGTCGGCGCAGGCTCTGCTCAAGGAAGCATGGATGCATCCAATATGCTTAAACCAGCCCTAGCAAGAGGTCAGTTAAGAAGTATTGGCGCAACAACATTAGATGAATATCGCCAATATATTGAGAAAGACCCTGCCCTTGCGCGTCGTTTCCAACCTCTCTATATTAACGAACCATCTGTTGAAGATGCAATTTCTATTTTGCGTGGCCTAAAAGAGCGCTATGAATTGCACCATGGTGTGCGCATTTCAGATGTTGCAATTGTAAAAGCTGTAGAGTTGTCACACAGATATATTTCAGATCGATTCTTGCCAGATAAAGCTATTGACTTGATTGACGAAGCTGCCAGCCGCGTACGTGTTCGTATGAGCTCAAAACCTGAAGAATTAGACAAACTCACACGACAAGTGCGTCGTATGCAAATTGAAAAAGAAGCGCTTATGAAAGAGCCGGAATTAAAAGATCGCCTTGAAGAACTCAAAAAAGAACTTCAAGAAATGGGTGAAAAACTTTTATATCAAGAAAAAGCATGGGAAGCCCAACAAGGCTCCATTCAAAAAGTCAAAACTCTTAAAAGTGAAATTGATGATCTAAAATCTGAGGCTGAAAAACTCCAAAGATCTGGCGCGGATTTATCCAAAGCAGGAGAAATCATGTACTCCATTCTTCCAAAAAAAGAAGCGGAACTAAAGAAATTATTGGAAGATCATCCAACAGCCACAGAAAAAGTTACAGAAAATGATATTGCTTATGTTGTATCTCGCTGGACAGGTATTCCTGTGGAAAAAATGCTTTCCGATGAAACAGAAAAACTTATCGAAATGGAAAACATTTTAGCTAAAAAAGTGATTGGTCAAAAAGAAGCTGTAAAATCTGTAAGTGATGCAATAAGACGTTCACGCGCAGGTATTCAGGATCCGAATAAACCCATTGCAAACTTCTTATTCTTAGGTCCAACAGGTGTAGGAAAAACCGAATTGTGCAAAATACTGGCGGAGTTTTTATTTGACGATCAAGACAATATTGTACGCATTGATATGTCTGAATATATGGAAAAACACTCTATCTCACGCTTGATAGGATCGCCCCCTGGATATGTCGGATTTGAGCAAGGTGGTGAATTAACAGAACGCATCAGACGTCGCCCTTATAGCGTTGTCTTATTTGATGAAATTGAAAAAGCACATCCTGATGTGTTTAACTTACTGCTACAAGTATTTGATGATGGTCGTTTAACTGATAGTCACAAAAACACCGTGGATTTCAGAAACACGATTATTGTCATGACATCCAACATAGGCGCGCGTTATCTTATTGATGCAGATATTGTGGATGAAAATGTTAAAAACAGTGTTTTAGATGAATTAAAAGGATTCTTTAGACCGGAGTTTTTAAACCGTATTGATGAAATTGTAATGTTCGAGCGCCTGCAAGAAGAGGAAATTTATCAAATCACAGAACTTGAATTAAAGAAATTGCAAGATCGCTTGAAAACAAAAGATATTACGATTAATTACAATGAAGCAACTGTAAAAAAATTAGCAAAAGAAGGATACGACCCTGTTTATGGTGCCCGCCCATTGAAACGGTTAATTCAAAAAACTGTAGAAAATGAATTGGCGATGAAGATTATTAAAGATCCAAATCAGAAGGTATTTGCGATTTAA
- the dprA gene encoding DNA-protecting protein DprA encodes MTPPHCLTTLECIKTKGIGPKKFWDILKFHNNDIERAKTFIVNNGFKIPDVSKIIKTHKKLGIQMLCFCDKRYPKSLSSIHNPPPVLFYKGNLDLLNKNTIAIVGARNASYAGQNLSFKIAQTLAEAHDITVVSGLAKGIDTSAHKGSFERGCIAVVAQGLDIFYPPENTKLYKNILDNNGLILSELEAGIPPNAFSFPVRNRIIAGLSKGIVIIEAAFQSGTLSTAKSGVEFGKDIFVVPGSPFDPRYKGSHKLIKDGAILVENANDIVEHLNLDRHGGTCEARCDHPMDHHGASHLVMTEQQQDDDHIIFNAMIINEPISLEELSQHLKLTPQVLLSALTQFEIEGKIQKHPDGRFLRRT; translated from the coding sequence ATGACGCCACCGCACTGTCTTACAACCCTCGAATGCATTAAAACAAAAGGCATCGGCCCAAAAAAATTCTGGGATATTTTAAAGTTTCATAACAACGATATCGAAAGAGCAAAAACCTTTATTGTAAATAACGGATTTAAGATTCCTGACGTATCAAAAATTATCAAAACACATAAAAAACTTGGCATTCAAATGCTGTGCTTTTGCGATAAACGTTACCCAAAATCCTTAAGCAGTATACATAATCCACCGCCTGTTTTGTTTTATAAGGGGAATTTAGATCTTCTGAATAAAAACACTATCGCAATTGTTGGTGCACGAAATGCATCTTATGCCGGACAAAATCTGAGCTTTAAAATTGCACAAACCTTAGCTGAAGCTCATGATATTACCGTTGTATCAGGACTCGCCAAAGGCATAGACACTAGCGCCCATAAAGGGTCATTTGAAAGGGGCTGCATTGCTGTTGTGGCGCAAGGCTTGGATATCTTCTACCCTCCAGAAAATACAAAATTATATAAAAATATTTTGGATAATAATGGACTTATTCTTTCAGAACTCGAAGCAGGCATTCCCCCAAACGCCTTTTCTTTCCCTGTTAGAAATCGCATCATTGCCGGACTTTCAAAAGGTATTGTAATTATTGAAGCGGCCTTTCAATCTGGTACATTAAGCACAGCAAAATCTGGCGTTGAGTTTGGAAAAGATATTTTTGTTGTGCCAGGCTCGCCTTTTGATCCACGTTATAAAGGATCACATAAGTTGATTAAAGATGGAGCAATACTTGTGGAAAATGCAAATGATATTGTGGAGCATCTAAATCTAGACCGTCATGGCGGGACTTGCGAAGCAAGGTGTGACCATCCAATGGATCACCACGGCGCTTCGCACCTCGTGATGACGGAGCAACAGCAAGATGACGACCATATCATATTCAACGCTATGATTATAAATGAACCCATATCCCTTGAAGAACTCTCGCAACATCTCAAACTCACACCACAAGTTCTACTTTCTGCCCTCACACAATTTGAAATTGAAGGAAAAATTCAAAAACACCCGGACGGCCGCTTTTTAAGACGAACATGA